The Daucus carota subsp. sativus chromosome 9, DH1 v3.0, whole genome shotgun sequence genome window below encodes:
- the LOC108200407 gene encoding homeobox protein knotted-1-like 6, translating into MDGMHDHNSTESNFIMVPDNYPMMTMMVPPEYERFPAHGSDELMSAMSTSSRRDRVNNNFNNYIINSCQPSSLVKAKIASHPYYPRLLQAYIDCQKVGAPPEITCLLDEIQRENEVYDKIDAVSTCVGADPELDEFMETYCSILVKYKSDLSRPFDEATSFLSKIEAQLGDLCKDEGGGSSDEEFSGGEIDVQDVQTRTEDRELKDRLLHKFGSHISKLKMEFSKKKQKGKLPKEARDMLLDWWKVHYKWPYPTEADKNFLAESTGLDQKQINNWFINQRKRHWKPSEEMQLAVMDSISGQFYPTDD; encoded by the exons ATGGACGGAATGCATGATCATAATTCGACCGAGTCGAATTTTATCATGGTACCTGATAATTATCCGATGATGACGATGATGGTACCGCCGGAGTACGAGAGGTTCCCGGCTCACGGATCCGATGAGCTGATGTCAGCAATGAGTACTTCTAGCCGCCGTGATCgtgttaataataattttaataattatattattaattcgtGTCAGCCAAGTAGCTTAGTGAAAGCTAAGATTGCTTCGCATCCTTATTATCCTAGGCTTCTTCAAGCTTACATCGATTGCCAAAAG GTGGGAGCGCCGCCGGAAATAACGTGTTTATTAGATGAAATTCAGCGGGAAAATGAGGTTTATGATAAAATTGATGCGGTGTCTACCTGCGTGGGAGCCGATCCGGAGCTCGATGAATTTATG GAAACTTACTGTAGTATTTTGGTAAAGTACAAGTCGGATCTCTCCCGGCCTTTCGATGAAGCAACAAGCTTCCTGAGTAAGATTGAAGCACAGCTCGGTGATCTCTGCAAAG ATGAAGGTGGTGGATCATCAGACGAAGAATTCAGTGGAGGCGAGATAGATGTACAAGACGTGCAGACCAGAACCGAAGACAGAGAACTGAAAGACAGGCTTCTGCACAAGTTTGGCAGTCACATAAGTAAACTGAAGATGGAATTCtcaaagaagaagcagaaaggGAAGCTACCGAAGGAGGCAAGGGACATGTTACTCGACTGGTGGAAAGTGCATTACAAATGGCCTTACCCAACT GAAGCTGACAAAAATTTCTTGGCCGAATCGACGGGTTTAGACCAGAAGCAAATTAACAACTGGTTTATAAATCAAAGGAAGCGTCACTGGAAACCATCAGAAGAAATGCAATTAGCTGTTATGGATAGTATATCTGGACAATTTTATCCTACTGATGACTGA
- the LOC108200406 gene encoding high affinity nitrate transporter 2.5, whose product MEEAQSEPERGGNNRPFSIPVDSEHKATKLKIHSVAAPHMRAFHLSYVSFFACFVSTFAAPPLIPVIRDNLNLTSTDIGNAGIAAVSGAVFARIMMGTLCDLFGPRVASASLMLLTTPAVYCCAIANSAASFIVVRFLIGFSIATFVSTQYWMSSMFSATVVGTANGLTGGWGNLGGGATQIIMPYVFSIIHGIGATKFTAWRIAFFIPALFQTLAAYAVFFLGQDLPDGNFSRLERSGDKHKDKFSKVFYQAVTNYRGWILALTYGYCFGVELTVDNIIAQYFYDRFQVNLHTAGIIAASFGLANIFSRPLGGYISDVMAARFGMRGRLWTLFVVQILGGLFCVLLGRLGSLTASVTVMIIFSVFVQASCGLTYGVVPFVSRRSLGVISGLIGGGGSAGAVLTQVIFFRGSRFKTETGITLMGIMIICCTLPILLIYFPQWGGLFWGASSKGITEENYYMSEWTEEEQEKGYHKASLKFAHNSKGERGKRVNSAPSPPKGTPESTLPG is encoded by the exons ATGGAGGAAGCTCAGTCAGAACCCGAAAGAGGAGGAAACAACAGGCCTTTTTCGATACCTGTGGATTCGGAGCATAAGGCCACCAAGCTGAAAATCCACTCTGTTGCAGCTCCTCATATGAGAGCATTTCATCTGTCTTATGTCTCGTTCTTTGCTTGTTTTGTGTCAACCTTTGCTGCTCCACCCCTTATACCTGTTATTCGCGATAACCTCAACTTGACATCAACAGACATAGGTAATGCAGGGATTGCAGCTGTGTCGGGAGCAGTGTTTGCAAGGATCATGATGGGAACGCTATGTGACTTGTTTGGACCGCGTGTGGCCTCTGCCTCACTGATGCTCCTCACGACACCAGCAGTTTACTGCTGTGCTATAGCGAACTCTGCAGCCTCGTTTATAGTTGTCCGTTTTCTGATTGGTTTTTCAATTGCCACTTTTGTGTCAACTCAGTACTGGATGAGCTCAATGTTTTCTGCTACTGTCGTTGGCACTGCTAATGGCCTAACTGGAGGTTGGGGGAACCTTGGTGGCGGGGCGACTCAGATCATAATGCCTTATGTGTTTTCAATTATTCATGGGATAGGTGCAACTAAGTTTACAGCATGGAGAATTGCTTTCTTCATTCCAGCTTTATTCCAGACCTTGGCAGCATACGCGGTCTTTTTCTTAGGACAAGACTTGCCTGATGGGAACTTCTCGCGGCTTGAGAGATCTGGAGATAAGCACAAAGATAAATTCTCAAAGGTGTTCTACCAGGCAGTCACAAATTATAGAGGATGGATCTTAGCACTAACTTATGGTTATTGTTTCGGGGTAGAACTAACTGTGGACAACATAATTGCACAGTATTTTTACGACAGATTCCAAGTGAATCTTCACACTGCAGGAATCATTGCAGCAAGCTTCGGGTTAGCAAACATATTTTCAAGGCCATTAGGAGGCTATATCTCAGATGTCATGGCAGCAAGGTTTGGAATGAGAGGTCGGCTTTGGACCCTGTTTGTTGTGCAGATTCTTGGAGGCCTCTTCTGCGTTCTCTTGGGAAGACTGGGATCTTTAACTGCATCCGTTACTGTGATGATTATATTCTCTGTGTTTGTCCAAGCTTCATGCGGTCTTACATATGGAGTAGTTCCTTTCGTTTCAAGAAG GTCGCTTGGCGTGATATCAGGGTTGATTGGAGGAGGTGGGAGTGCAGGGGCGGTTTTGACACAAGTAATCTTCTTCAGAGGATCAAGATTCAAAACCGAGACAGGTATAACTCTCATGGGAATCATGATAATCTGCTGCACTCTTCCCATTCTGCTTATATATTTTCCACAATGGGGAGGTCTGTTTTGGGGTGCATCATCTAAAGGAATTACAGAAGAGAACTACTACATGTCTGAATGGACTGAAGAGGAACAAGAAAAAGGCTATCACAAAGCAAGCCTAAAATTTGCACATAACAGCAAAGGTGAAAGAGGTAAGAGGGTGAATTCTGCTCCCTCGCCTCCAAAGGGAACTCCAGAATCAACTCTGCCTGggtaa
- the LOC108200519 gene encoding uncharacterized protein LOC108200519 isoform X4 — MELLLLKVRICLVFGTMLFFLFKFGSCKRIPNFAEGYISEPYFEKYGSLHDSYFQDFLAHEVPLGLCEVFQNKINSAPKLSILHRRLIGEGSHRRLSTSIQFEIYQESVSNLPDHYCEAIIIEKLPSGVFADPFELQDLLYRGVYMKASAFGDTNLELPSIQSNRSLVEIHMDIGSNALTGSKHGMETKIELPIHARYPPLGDRGYSRTEFGLPDLFTRCSIKGKSSSQSCIFMSTDSTAKVIDDSIVWEVPSGNKKHASTVSFLTFVSAILSALSIVLVSIRHSNFETDDT, encoded by the exons ATGGAACTTCTACTTCTCAAAGTGCGGATATGTCTGGTATTTGGGACCatgttgttttttctttttaagtttGGCTCTTGCAAGCGCATTCCTAATTTTGCAGAG GGATATATTTCAGAGCCATACTTTGAAAAATACGGAAGTCTGCATGATTCATATTTTCAAGATTTCCTAGCACATGAAGTTCCACTTGGCTTATGTGAAGTGTTTCAAAACAAAATCAATTCTGCACCAAAGCTGTCTATTTTACACCGTCGTCTTATTGGTGAAGGTTCTCACCGTCGTCTATCTACATCAATCCAATTTGAAATATACCAAGAATCAGTTTCTAACTTACCTGATCACTATTGTGAGGCCATTATCATTGAGAAACTGCCCTCTGGAGTCTTTGCAGATCCATTTGAGCTACAAGATCTTCTATACCGCGGTG TTTATATGAAAGCATCTGCGTTTGGGGATACGAATTTAGAGTTACCGTCAATTCAGTCAAATCGGTCCCTAGTTGAGATTCACATGGATATTGGGTCGAATGCATTAACAGGAAGCAAACATGGGATGGAAACGAAAATTGAACTTCCAATACATGCACGCTATCCG CCTCTTGGAGACCGTGGATATTCAAGAACTGAATTTGGCCTTCCTGATCTATTTACGCGCTGCAGCATAAAAGGGAAGTCTAGTAGTCAAAGCTGCATTTTTATGTCAACTGATAGCACTGCTAAAGTCATCGATGATAGTATTGTTTGGGAAGTACCTTCTGGAAACAAGAAACATGCCTCAACCGTATCGTTTCTCACTTTTGTGTCTGCAATTTTATCAGCTCTGTCAATTGTCCTTGTATCTATCCGCCACTCCAACTTTGAGACAGATGATA CTTAA
- the LOC108200519 gene encoding uncharacterized protein LOC108200519 isoform X2, which translates to MELLLLKVRICLVFGTMLFFLFKFGSCKRIPNFAEGYISEPYFEKYGSLHDSYFQDFLAHEVPLGLCEVFQNKINSAPKLSILHRRLIGEGSHRRLSTSIQFEIYQESVSNLPDHYCEAIIIEKLPSGVFADPFELQDLLYRGVYMKASAFGDTNLELPSIQSNRSLVEIHMDIGSNALTGSKHGMETKIELPIHARYPPLGDRGYSRTEFGLPDLFTRCSIKGKSSSQSCIFMSTDSTAKVIDDSIVWEVPSGNKKHASTVSFLTFVSAILSALSIVLVSIRHSNFETDDNNSTCVIIIR; encoded by the exons ATGGAACTTCTACTTCTCAAAGTGCGGATATGTCTGGTATTTGGGACCatgttgttttttctttttaagtttGGCTCTTGCAAGCGCATTCCTAATTTTGCAGAG GGATATATTTCAGAGCCATACTTTGAAAAATACGGAAGTCTGCATGATTCATATTTTCAAGATTTCCTAGCACATGAAGTTCCACTTGGCTTATGTGAAGTGTTTCAAAACAAAATCAATTCTGCACCAAAGCTGTCTATTTTACACCGTCGTCTTATTGGTGAAGGTTCTCACCGTCGTCTATCTACATCAATCCAATTTGAAATATACCAAGAATCAGTTTCTAACTTACCTGATCACTATTGTGAGGCCATTATCATTGAGAAACTGCCCTCTGGAGTCTTTGCAGATCCATTTGAGCTACAAGATCTTCTATACCGCGGTG TTTATATGAAAGCATCTGCGTTTGGGGATACGAATTTAGAGTTACCGTCAATTCAGTCAAATCGGTCCCTAGTTGAGATTCACATGGATATTGGGTCGAATGCATTAACAGGAAGCAAACATGGGATGGAAACGAAAATTGAACTTCCAATACATGCACGCTATCCG CCTCTTGGAGACCGTGGATATTCAAGAACTGAATTTGGCCTTCCTGATCTATTTACGCGCTGCAGCATAAAAGGGAAGTCTAGTAGTCAAAGCTGCATTTTTATGTCAACTGATAGCACTGCTAAAGTCATCGATGATAGTATTGTTTGGGAAGTACCTTCTGGAAACAAGAAACATGCCTCAACCGTATCGTTTCTCACTTTTGTGTCTGCAATTTTATCAGCTCTGTCAATTGTCCTTGTATCTATCCGCCACTCCAACTTTGAGACAGATGATA ATAATAGTACTTGTGTGATTATAATTCGATGA
- the LOC108200519 gene encoding uncharacterized protein LOC108200519 isoform X1: MELLLLKVRICLVFGTMLFFLFKFGSCKRIPNFAEGYISEPYFEKYGSLHDSYFQDFLAHEVPLGLCEVFQNKINSAPKLSILHRRLIGEGSHRRLSTSIQFEIYQESVSNLPDHYCEAIIIEKLPSGVFADPFELQDLLYRGVYMKASAFGDTNLELPSIQSNRSLVEIHMDIGSNALTGSKHGMETKIELPIHARYPPLGDRGYSRTEFGLPDLFTRCSIKGKSSSQSCIFMSTDSTAKVIDDSIVWEVPSGNKKHASTVSFLTFVSAILSALSIVLVSIRHSNFETDDMTSLYEHMDET; this comes from the exons ATGGAACTTCTACTTCTCAAAGTGCGGATATGTCTGGTATTTGGGACCatgttgttttttctttttaagtttGGCTCTTGCAAGCGCATTCCTAATTTTGCAGAG GGATATATTTCAGAGCCATACTTTGAAAAATACGGAAGTCTGCATGATTCATATTTTCAAGATTTCCTAGCACATGAAGTTCCACTTGGCTTATGTGAAGTGTTTCAAAACAAAATCAATTCTGCACCAAAGCTGTCTATTTTACACCGTCGTCTTATTGGTGAAGGTTCTCACCGTCGTCTATCTACATCAATCCAATTTGAAATATACCAAGAATCAGTTTCTAACTTACCTGATCACTATTGTGAGGCCATTATCATTGAGAAACTGCCCTCTGGAGTCTTTGCAGATCCATTTGAGCTACAAGATCTTCTATACCGCGGTG TTTATATGAAAGCATCTGCGTTTGGGGATACGAATTTAGAGTTACCGTCAATTCAGTCAAATCGGTCCCTAGTTGAGATTCACATGGATATTGGGTCGAATGCATTAACAGGAAGCAAACATGGGATGGAAACGAAAATTGAACTTCCAATACATGCACGCTATCCG CCTCTTGGAGACCGTGGATATTCAAGAACTGAATTTGGCCTTCCTGATCTATTTACGCGCTGCAGCATAAAAGGGAAGTCTAGTAGTCAAAGCTGCATTTTTATGTCAACTGATAGCACTGCTAAAGTCATCGATGATAGTATTGTTTGGGAAGTACCTTCTGGAAACAAGAAACATGCCTCAACCGTATCGTTTCTCACTTTTGTGTCTGCAATTTTATCAGCTCTGTCAATTGTCCTTGTATCTATCCGCCACTCCAACTTTGAGACAGATGATA TGACTTCTCTGTACGAACATATGGATGAAACTTGA
- the LOC108200519 gene encoding uncharacterized protein LOC108200519 isoform X3 — MELLLLKVRICLVFGTMLFFLFKFGSCKRIPNFAEGYISEPYFEKYGSLHDSYFQDFLAHEVPLGLCEVFQNKINSAPKLSILHRRLIGEGSHRRLSTSIQFEIYQESVSNLPDHYCEAIIIEKLPSGVFADPFELQDLLYRGVYMKASAFGDTNLELPSIQSNRSLVEIHMDIGSNALTGSKHGMETKIELPIHARYPPLGDRGYSRTEFGLPDLFTRCSIKGKSSSQSCIFMSTDSTAKVIDDSIVWEVPSGNKKHASTVSFLTFVSAILSALSIVLVSIRHSNFETDDSKQS; from the exons ATGGAACTTCTACTTCTCAAAGTGCGGATATGTCTGGTATTTGGGACCatgttgttttttctttttaagtttGGCTCTTGCAAGCGCATTCCTAATTTTGCAGAG GGATATATTTCAGAGCCATACTTTGAAAAATACGGAAGTCTGCATGATTCATATTTTCAAGATTTCCTAGCACATGAAGTTCCACTTGGCTTATGTGAAGTGTTTCAAAACAAAATCAATTCTGCACCAAAGCTGTCTATTTTACACCGTCGTCTTATTGGTGAAGGTTCTCACCGTCGTCTATCTACATCAATCCAATTTGAAATATACCAAGAATCAGTTTCTAACTTACCTGATCACTATTGTGAGGCCATTATCATTGAGAAACTGCCCTCTGGAGTCTTTGCAGATCCATTTGAGCTACAAGATCTTCTATACCGCGGTG TTTATATGAAAGCATCTGCGTTTGGGGATACGAATTTAGAGTTACCGTCAATTCAGTCAAATCGGTCCCTAGTTGAGATTCACATGGATATTGGGTCGAATGCATTAACAGGAAGCAAACATGGGATGGAAACGAAAATTGAACTTCCAATACATGCACGCTATCCG CCTCTTGGAGACCGTGGATATTCAAGAACTGAATTTGGCCTTCCTGATCTATTTACGCGCTGCAGCATAAAAGGGAAGTCTAGTAGTCAAAGCTGCATTTTTATGTCAACTGATAGCACTGCTAAAGTCATCGATGATAGTATTGTTTGGGAAGTACCTTCTGGAAACAAGAAACATGCCTCAACCGTATCGTTTCTCACTTTTGTGTCTGCAATTTTATCAGCTCTGTCAATTGTCCTTGTATCTATCCGCCACTCCAACTTTGAGACAGATGATAGTAAGCAATCCTGA